GATGCCGTTCCCCACACGCTGGGACCCCTTCTTCACCGACACCATGACCGTGGCGGACCTTTATCCCTACGCCACACAACACTTCGACTTCCACGCCAAGCAGCTGCGACTGGCCTCCCCGGATGATCGCCGGGGCGCGTGAGCCGGCAGCCGGGCGGCGCGAGCCGCGTCGCGGGTTCGGCGCGTACGGTGGCAGTCGTGAGTGATTCAGTCACCCTTCTCACCGCCGGGCTCGATCTGATCGGCGAGCAGGTCGAGGCCACGTCGGACGACGGCTGGTCGGCCGCGTCGCCCTGTGAGCGCTGGACGGCCCTGGACGTGCTGGCGCATGTCACCGGCACGACGCAGAAGGCCATCGCCTGCATGAGCGGCGCGGAGTACACCGGCGAACCGGCCGATCCCGTGACCGGTGAGGGCGTCGCGCCGATCGTGCAGCGGTGGCGTGACACCGCCGACCAGGCGGCCGACAGCGTCATCGCGGCGGACCCCGCCCAGCAGGTCGAGACGCCGCGCGGGTCCATGCCGCTCGGCGCGGCGCTCGCCCTTCCGGCC
The sequence above is drawn from the Cumulibacter manganitolerans genome and encodes:
- a CDS encoding TIGR03086 family metal-binding protein, which encodes MSDSVTLLTAGLDLIGEQVEATSDDGWSAASPCERWTALDVLAHVTGTTQKAIACMSGAEYTGEPADPVTGEGVAPIVQRWRDTADQAADSVIAADPAQQVETPRGSMPLGAALALPAADLAVHAWDLAAAGGRRLELSPELLAHVQSVIDSLPPDRLRSPGLFGPQVEAPPGAGPTETLMAFLGRRRPDAEESRPQVPQ